caaaactctacaagtaagtttatttttgttgagtactttccgagttgtcgAGTTTGAAAGCTACAGAGTACTGTAATTTTTAaccgtcataactcggaaagtacttaatgaaaataaacttatttatagtgttttgaaaagtttttgaaatcgactacaaggaaatgcaataaaaaatatagaatgttagggaagtaccgatactctttaattagggaactccgatattctaacattatatcttttagtgcattttcttgtaatcgatttcgagaactttttaaaacactataaataagtttacttttgaagtactttccgagttatgacgcttgaaagttacaatacacTGTAGCTtccaagcctcacaactcgaaaagtactccacaaaaataaactttcttgtaggattttggaaagctcttgacaccagctattagattctggaatcaaaaataaagtattttatttcaaaaaattaatgtgattttgatctgacttCGGCAacgtcatccaaggtcaaactgataagatcagtaaatagatcttctGAAACctttttgaaacttttatctgaaacactttttcctaaaatgcttagttttcgagatattctGCTGTCCCAgaactttttgaacaccctgtatatgcgaCAGGTAcacacacaaaaattaatatcaaattaaaaattcattgtattatatataaataaaaatataaaatcttatagtTTGTTacttcatgtaaacaaattatgattGTTTATGATTATCAAagtctttcaagattttatattctgcttatacacatataaaacaataaattgttaatttgatactaatttttttctatgtaggTATGACATTTTACTATGTGTATGAAAtgcgataagaaaaaaaagttacgaataatacatattaattccCACATCGCAAATATCTATACTACTATATAAGCGTAAAGTTGATAATTCACAGCAGAGGAAAACAAATAATTGCGCTGTCCTTCCACAAATGCAGCTTTCACAAAACAACGTTGCacttgcgcataatgcgattgatcaatcgacgaattaaaaattttgcccATAATTACATAAATCGGCGTATCGAGCAAGAGAGATATTCGTTACTGATGTACTCACGGTTGAACTTACATCTAATAATGCTTTTTAGAATGCAAGGCATTGCCGCATATGCAAAATGTTTAAATCGAAAGATACACACATACGCGGCACTTGACCGAATATTATAGAGATAGAGATCTAGTGGGCTCGGATCGCGTTGAAATTAAGATACACGAAAATGTCTCGCTCCAAGTAAACGTGAggaatttaaattgcaaaaattcgtATATTACTaccacattttttttacaatttggcAGGTTACATCCATTTTATTATCAAAGAGATGTTGTCAATCGGGAgaagatttaatttattgccACGGATGAAAAAACAtacccagcaaacaaaaattgaaatggatagaaatgaattcattttgacatttttgaatTCGCGCtacaaatttttcgaatttgtTTAAATccgaaaataaaatgaatgataaatagctcattttgtatttcaacttatttgaattcaaaaataatataatggagaTATAAATACATCCAAATTCAAATTGATGAATAGtgcatttcaattcatttgaatccatttaaattttaaatccaaAACCCTCTTCACTCCTCTGCGCTCCTGGGACTTTGGTACCCTCTTATCTTTCTACTTTACATAGTTCAGAATGTGTAATAAGCAACGTTAAAGGGCCTAGCCGAATAAGTATGGTGAAAATGCCCCCACGGCTTTCCGAgcctttttttctaagataacttATTTGAAAAGACTCTTACAtaccaaattttaaatttctatatgaAGACGTGACCAAGATATAgtgaaaaaacgatttttttacattttcacaattttcgtaacaaatcaaacaaaattttgaaaaaattctgaaaaatcaattacacttagacatcaataaaaatattttttacatttgtttttgatgcaaattttgtttataaaaaaatgtaaattacttttaaaaattttttccacccTGATTTCGTTGACTTACcaccttgaaaaaattacatataatctCTGTTCccaacttttaaaaaatattttttttcagattatttcaaaaagtgcatcacaatgaaaagaattaaaataacattttttcgttaatttttttcaaaaaatgagcaggtaaattgtttttatcagttttttaacgttttatttgtctataaaattccatattgaaatgttttgctgatcacaagttgaaagttagtgatagctacataattttttaaattttataattccataacataaggtttttatttcacatttgtGAAGGTAAATCGTTTTTATCAactctttaacgttttatttgtctataaaattccatattgaaatattttactgattataagttgaaagttagtgacagctaaattattttttaatttttatactttcataacataagtatttatttcatatttatgaaataaagaccttatgttatggaattataaaaattaaaaaataatttagctatcactaactttcaacttgtgatcagcaaaatatttcaatacaaaattttatagacaaataaaacgttaaagaatTGATAACAACTaaagaaagaaacaatttaCCTGCTCATGttgcgaaaaaaattaacaaaaaaatgttattttaattttttttattgtagtccatcttttgaaaaaatctgaaaaaaaatatttttgtaggaGTTGGGAACAGAGATTcacttgtaatttttgtaaggTGAAAGGTTCATCAACGAAATCAAggtggaaaaaatgtttaaaggttatttcatttgtttataACCAAATTCGCaccaaaaaaatgtaaaaaatatttttattaatgtctaagtgtaattgatttttcagaattttttcaaaattttgtttaatttgttactgagaaaattgtgaaaatgtaAACAAATCGTTTTTTCGCTATATCTTGGTCACGTCTTCATatagaaatctaaaatttggTATGTAAGCGTCTTTTCATATaagttatcttagaaaaaaaggcCAACTCAAAAGCCGTGGGGGCATTTTCACCATACTTATTCGACTAGGcccttttactttaaaaaattgatgttttggtcattttttcaaataaaactctACCTTTAAAAGTCATACATGTAAAGAACAATTTCCACAGATTTGGTGTTTGTTGTCGTTTCCGGCGTCTTTTACCGAGAGACTATCCCCGGATCAAAAGGCACCACAGTTTGCACGCGGCTCCGGCGGCCTGATCCTAAAACCCCCTTTCGAGGACGAGCAGAGAGCAGCTGCGGGTCGGTCGATCACTACGAACGTCAACGAAGACGAGATCCAACGAGAGGAGATTGCCACCCTGAAGGACGTAGATGGAGAACTAGTCCGAGTGGTGGAGGGATCCTATTCTTACAAGAGTCCCGAAGGAATCCCCGTTTCCGTTCAGTAAGAATTCAAACTTAttcttcattaataataattttgctacTTCTTCTGCCAAGATGTTTTCCTGAATGTTGTTGACGTATGTTTAATCTGTGTTCTTGAGTAAGTTTACTTAAGCTTTATTGTTTAAACGAAAGTTTAAATGTTTCCAAACTTGTTGAActgcaattttatttgaaatcatAGTCTTTCAAGTTTCCACTGTTCACTTGGAAACTTAAAGCTTACAAGGAACACTAGGCAAcccaaaaattcaacaaaatctGAAACTTTGTATACGAATAAAGGAGTTCATCCATAAgacaaagatattttttgttggtgccCAATCTCAGTTTTAAAGGAtcaaaacacccctttgaaaaaaatcggtttttttctttcaaaacgtgtattgtcaaaattataagagatagagaaaaatgttttaaataaaagttgaatgactcgaagagtactttataacagcaaaaaaaaatttttttttaattttttaatacgttttcCCACCacttaaatttgttttaaaaaattttcaaatattttaatgacagatttatagcttatttttatacaaacccAACCATATATCATAAAGTGTCTTTCCGATGTAccaaatattgtaatatcgaACTCcttatatgtatacatgcaGATTTATCTCATACGTTTCGCTAACGTCGCTAATTACGCGAAAAAGCGTTGAAGGCAAATCAGTATAgtacaatgaatattaaaataaaagatttctttaataataataataataataataattaaattaataaaataataatgagtttttttaactcgactgctaaaatcagtcaaatatttttggcaatgttaaagtatgtacgtaatactttgaacaattaaaaacgagttataaatagagaaattatt
The Solenopsis invicta isolate M01_SB chromosome 16, UNIL_Sinv_3.0, whole genome shotgun sequence genome window above contains:
- the LOC105205130 gene encoding uncharacterized protein LOC105205130, which translates into the protein MTTTMGRREIIFSLIWCLLSFPASFTERLSPDQKAPQFARGSGGLILKPPFEDEQRAAAGRSITTNVNEDEIQREEIATLKDVDGELVRVVEGSYSYKSPEGIPVSVHYVADENGYRAGFRIGAAATGVMRGPRIGPLKPAVGEPYIGPLGPGPGTMYLPSNPNTDRSYLPPQ